Proteins encoded together in one Pangasianodon hypophthalmus isolate fPanHyp1 chromosome 18, fPanHyp1.pri, whole genome shotgun sequence window:
- the LOC113532064 gene encoding CCR4-NOT transcription complex subunit 2, translating to MFSASRKKFMEGLDNDYPDDSMYYSQPSIFTHRSEKDMLASSSPSSSGQLSQLGASLYGSQNALGFPMRGMNNNNPQLNRNLAQSTQLNSHGTPTSGVPSMSLHTTTSPSRGILPMNTRNMMNHSQVGQSISMSGRSNSMSSSGLGSPNRISPSIICMPKQQQARQPLTISSMSGFGMGRNPAFGLSNSFSSSIFNGMDGSENVTGLDLSDFPALADRSRREGSGNPTPLLNPLAGRAPYVGMVTKPTHEPSQDFSIHNEDFPALPGPNYKDPTCSIEDSKSNLNSSGKNVSNTDGPKFPGDKSLTTQNNNHQKKGIQVLPDGRVTNIPSGMVTDQFGMIGLLTFIRAAETDPGMVHLALGSDLTTLGLNLNSPENLYPKFASPWASTPCRPQDIDFHVPSEYLTNIHIRDKLAAIKLSRYGEDLLFYLYYMNGGDLLQLLAAVELFNRDWRYHKEERVWITRAPGMEPAMKTNTYERGTYYFFDCLNWRKVAKEFHLEYDKLEERPHVPSTFNYNPAQQAF from the exons ATGTTTAGTGCCTCAAGAAAGAAATTTATGGAGGGGCTTGATAATGACTATCCAGATGACAGCATGTACTACAGCCAACCATCGATTTTCACACATCGATCTGAGAAAGAC ATGCTGGCATCTTCATCTCCTTCATCATCGGGTCAGCTGTCACAGCTGGGTGCAAGTTTATATGGCTCGCAAA ATGCGCTAGGCTTCCCGATGAGGGGgatgaacaacaacaacccGCAACTCAATCGCAACTTAGCACAAAGCACGCAGTTAAATAGTCATGGCACACCCACCAGTGGTGTCCCGTCAATGTCCCTCCATACTACAACCTCACCGAGTAG GGGGATTTTGCCAATGAACACGAGGAACATGATGAATCATTCGCAGGTGGGGCAAAGCATATCGATGAGTGGACGGAGTAACAGCATGAGCAGCTCTGGCCTGGGAAGCCCAAACCGCATCTCACCCAGCATCATCTGCATGCCCAAACAGCAGCAGGCCAGGCAGCCGCTCACCATCAGCAG TATGTCAGGGTTTGGAATGGGACGGAATCCTGCGTTTGGTTTAAGCAATTCGTTCTCAAGTAGCATCTTTAATGGAATGG ACGGGAGTGAAAACGTGACTGGGCTGGACCTGTCCGATTTTCCTGCCTTAGCCGATAGGAGTCGAAGAGAAGGAAGTGGCAATCCGACCCCACTGCTCAACCCACTGGCTGGGAGGGCTCCATATG TTGGAATGGTCACAAAGCCGACACACGAGCCTTCCCAAGACTTCTCCATCCACAATGAGGACTTTCCTGCACTTCCTGGACCCAACTATAAGGATCCCACATGTAGTATCGAGGATAGCAAATCG AACTTAAACTCGTCTGGTAAAAACGTGTCTAACACAGATGGTCCCAAGTTCCCTGGAGACAAGAGCTTgacgacacagaacaacaaTCATCAGAAGAAAGGAATTCAGGTGCTACCTGATG GCCGAGTGACGAACATTCCATCTGGGATGGTGACAGATCAGTTTGGGATGATTGGCTTGTTAACGTTTATTCGGGCAGCGGAGACAGACCCGGGCATGGTGCACTTAGCGCTGGGCAGTGACCTGACGACGCTTGGGCTCAACCTAAACTCACCAGA AAACCTTTACCCCAAGTTTGCCTCTCCTTGGGCCTCCACACCTTGTCGGCCTCAAGATATCG ACTTTCACGTTCCATCAGAATATTTAACCAACATTCACATCAGAGATAAG CTTGCTGCAATAAAACTCTCACGATACGGAGAGGACCTGCTCTTCTACCTTTACTACATGAACGGTGGAGACCTTCTGCAGCTCTTAGCAGCAGTAGAACT TTTCAATCGGGACTGGAGGTACCATAAAGAGGAAAGGGTGTGGATCACGCGAGCACCAGGAATGGAACCTGCGATGAAGACCAACACTTATGAAAGGGGGACGTACTACTTCTTCGACTGTCTTAACTGGAGAAAAGTAGCCAAG GAATTTCACCTAGAGTATGACAAACTTGAAGAGCGGCCGCATGTACCGTCCACGTTCAACTACAACCCGGCCCAGCAGGCCTTCTGA